GCATCTACGAGGGAGAGGACCAGCTCTACATCCATCCCGACGAGTGCATCGACTGCGGCGCCTGCGAGCCGGAGTGCCCTGTCACCGCGATCTTCCCTGAGGAAGACGTGCCCGTGCAGCTCAAGAGCTTCATCGGCAAGAACAAGGAAGTCTTCGCCGGACCGACTCCACCGGGACGCCCCACGCGCTAAGGCGTATGCACGATGATTGAAAAGCGGGCCGCGACGTCATGTCGCGGCCCGCTTTTGCCTGTGGCTGCAGGCTGCTTACACCGCCCAGCCGCGGTTCTTGAGCCAGAACAGCCCGCACAACACCACGTACTGCAGCACCGTCGAGCGCTCGCTCCAGATGGCTTCGGCCCAATCATGCTGCCCTTCCGTGCTGCCGCTGGGCGGACGACCGAACCACCGCGGCGTGCGTGCTTTGTAGTCCAGATACTCCTGTCCGAAGATCGATTCCAGCACGCCTTCTTCGTAGCGCACGATCAGCGTGTACTCGATCGCGAAGATCACGATCGCCACCGGAATGAACCAGTTCACGCCCGACACCACCGTGAAGCCGATCCACGCCAGAAAGTTGCCCACGTAGAGCGGGTTCCGGCACCACGCGAATGCGCCGTACGTGACGAGGCGCTGCACATCGCGCGAGCGACGACGCGTGACGGTCCCCGCCGCCGCCACACCCGCGGTGCGCACCAACTCGCCCAGCAGCACCAGCAGCAGGCCGGCGATCCACGTCTGTGCCGACTGTACGCCGGGCACCAGCAGCGGCACCGCCAGAAATGGCACGGGAAGCCAGCCGCGGTTCTTGAACAGCACCTGCCCGATACGGGCAGCGGTTGAACGTTCGGCTTCGGAAACAGGAGCAGTCATCGACGGCGGAAAAGAGCGAAATGAAAGGCGCGGTCGATGAGTCGGTCAGGCCGAATCGGCGAGCGTCGCGAGGAAATCGGAGAACGCATGCGTCGTCGCCGCAGGGCGCTCGACGCAGGGCAGGTGTCCCGCCCCCGCGATGATCTCCATGCGGACGCGCGCCGCAGCGGGAAGGGCTTCGGCGATCGCGCGCGCCTCCTTGATCGGCGTCAGCACGTCGTCTTCTCCCACCACCACGAGTGTGGGAACGGTAATCGTCCCGAGCGTTTCCCGTGAGTCCGGGCGGTCCCGAAGCGCCTGCAGCGCCCCCGTGATCCCCGCCACCGACTGCCGCGCCATCATGACCCGGATCGTGTTCACCA
The sequence above is a segment of the Gemmatimonas sp. genome. Coding sequences within it:
- a CDS encoding ferredoxin family protein, which encodes MPYVITEACISVKDKSCVDVCPVDCIYEGEDQLYIHPDECIDCGACEPECPVTAIFPEEDVPVQLKSFIGKNKEVFAGPTPPGRPTR
- a CDS encoding isoprenylcysteine carboxylmethyltransferase family protein, which translates into the protein MTAPVSEAERSTAARIGQVLFKNRGWLPVPFLAVPLLVPGVQSAQTWIAGLLLVLLGELVRTAGVAAAGTVTRRRSRDVQRLVTYGAFAWCRNPLYVGNFLAWIGFTVVSGVNWFIPVAIVIFAIEYTLIVRYEEGVLESIFGQEYLDYKARTPRWFGRPPSGSTEGQHDWAEAIWSERSTVLQYVVLCGLFWLKNRGWAV